Below is a genomic region from Gloeocapsa sp. PCC 73106.
GGTTAATACCAACTTAAGTAAACCTCAACCTGTTTTTTCTAGATTAGAACTACCTCATCCTGAATCGATTTAATATTTTTTTAAACAAAAGAGGAATAATAAAATGTGGGATAATTTTGAAAGTGACCCGATATTTTCGCCTAAACAAGTTTTAGAAAATCGTGGTCGTGTGGCTATTTTTATTGACGGATCTAACTTATTTTATGCAGCTTTACAACTTGGCGTAGAGATAGACTACAGTAAATTATTACACTGCTTAACAGCGAGTTCCAAACTCCTACGTTCCTTCTTTTATACAGGAGTAGATCCTACCAATGAAAAACAACAAGGCTTTTTATTGTGGATGAGACGCAACGGTTATCGTGTCATCGCTAAAGATCTCGTACAACTTCCCGATGGTTCCAAAAAAGCGAATCTAGACGTAGAAATTGCTGTAGATATGATGGCTTTAGTAGGGTCTTACGACACCGCAGTTTTAGTCAGTGGTGACGGAGACTTAGCCTATGCAGTAGACGCGGTAAGTTACCGTGGTGCCAGAGTAGAGGTCGTTAGTCTACGTTCTATGACTAGTGATTGTCTCATCAACGTGGCCGATCGCTACATAGATTTAGAACAAATCAAAGAAGAAATTCAAAAAATTACCAAGCACGATCGCGAATATGGTCATGTTCCTAATTTAAACATTCTCGACTAATTAGCCAGAATGAGTATTTTTGCTGCTACCTTAGGGGTAATAGGCATCACCGAAAGTCTACTACCTCTACGATTTAACCAGAGTTCGTCCTGATTGAACTCTTGCTTTAAGATTTTTAAGGGTAAAATTTTGGTAAAAGCTCTCTCAAAGGCAAATATGACCGTATACCAGCGCGGTGATTCCCTCGTAGCTTTGGGATCATAATAGGCGCTATTTGGGTCAAATTGTGTAGGATCAACCACATTATTAGTAATTACGATCGCCATACCCACAATTCCCGGAGCAGAAATATTAGAGTGGTAAAAAAAAGCTAAATCCCCTGGGATCATCTGCCGTAAAAAGTTACGCGCTTGGTAATTACGAACGCCATCCC
It encodes:
- a CDS encoding NYN domain-containing protein, with the protein product MWDNFESDPIFSPKQVLENRGRVAIFIDGSNLFYAALQLGVEIDYSKLLHCLTASSKLLRSFFYTGVDPTNEKQQGFLLWMRRNGYRVIAKDLVQLPDGSKKANLDVEIAVDMMALVGSYDTAVLVSGDGDLAYAVDAVSYRGARVEVVSLRSMTSDCLINVADRYIDLEQIKEEIQKITKHDREYGHVPNLNILD
- a CDS encoding EVE domain-containing protein produces the protein MENYWLIKSEPQVYSLEQLKIDGTTVWDGVRNYQARNFLRQMIPGDLAFFYHSNISAPGIVGMAIVITNNVVDPTQFDPNSAYYDPKATRESPRWYTVIFAFERAFTKILPLKILKQEFNQDELWLNRRGSRLSVMPITPKVAAKILILAN